The following proteins are encoded in a genomic region of Flammeovirga pectinis:
- a CDS encoding STAS domain-containing protein yields the protein MEIDIQNTDNITVINVNGYLDANTSPVLDQKIADLVAEGNANILLNLKDVGYMSSSGLRVFLNASKAVRPLRGKFKVCQVTPDVMEVIKMTGFDIIVDVIETYDAAISSY from the coding sequence ATGGAAATCGATATTCAAAACACAGATAATATTACTGTTATTAATGTAAATGGCTACCTAGATGCAAATACATCTCCTGTATTAGATCAGAAAATAGCTGATCTTGTAGCAGAAGGAAATGCAAATATCCTATTAAACTTAAAAGATGTTGGCTACATGAGTAGCTCTGGACTACGTGTATTCTTAAATGCTTCTAAGGCGGTGAGACCATTGAGAGGAAAATTTAAGGTTTGCCAGGTAACTCCAGATGTTATGGAAGTAATTAAAATGACTGGTTTTGATATTATCGTTGATGTTATCGAAACCTATGATGCTGCAATAAGCAGTTATTAG
- a CDS encoding arylsulfatase: MKNSITILMAVMMLFSSCDLKKKPSDNKKKPNILLIVGDDISFGDLGAYGSEIETPNMNNLANHGVRFSNFHASPVCSVTRGMLMTGNNSHEIGLGTFDYAVYPESIGKRGYEGYLTRDAVAISELFRDEGYNVYKTGKWHLGDGEKGEVPMDWGFTKSFGILSGGSNHWNGDAMSPDLSTPKNQKLIKEGIMPGVDKEPWFLNGAPYDRPKGVYSGELYTDHLLNFMKEDADTDKPWFAYVAFTTAHFPVQAPADLIDKYYDYYYEVGYEGLKEKRYNSLVRNGVLSPTTNKAPKNNLTRAWSTLSDEEKKLQARIMATYAAMIEDQDMRIGQIIDHLKQTGELENTLIVYLTDNGPEGADPKSPDVGNKLFADWIDTNFDQSLEAVGSENSFQMLGVSWANATTGGLQWWKWFIGEGGIRVPMIIVPPGAFDGDYSRAGTSSNAVVCVKDIPMTILEYAGIEHPRTNYKGRKIIPPSGKSIKPFMDGTANKVRTEEEWYAFELFGNSYIMMGDYKAIKVRTGMFGDGEWHLYNVVKDPSETIPLENMEAERLYQMADIYYEYAKDKGIVKVDEDWSPFKAMK, encoded by the coding sequence ATGAAAAATAGTATAACGATTTTAATGGCAGTCATGATGTTATTTTCATCATGTGATTTGAAAAAAAAACCGTCTGACAATAAAAAGAAACCTAATATTTTACTCATTGTTGGAGATGATATTTCTTTTGGTGATTTGGGAGCATATGGCTCAGAAATAGAAACACCTAATATGAATAATCTGGCCAATCATGGCGTTCGTTTTTCAAATTTCCATGCCTCTCCAGTTTGCTCTGTTACTAGAGGTATGCTAATGACAGGCAATAATAGTCATGAAATAGGATTGGGTACATTTGATTATGCCGTTTACCCAGAAAGTATAGGAAAGCGTGGGTACGAAGGTTATTTAACTAGAGATGCCGTTGCTATTTCTGAACTTTTTAGAGATGAAGGATATAATGTTTATAAAACAGGTAAATGGCACCTTGGAGATGGAGAAAAAGGTGAAGTACCTATGGATTGGGGCTTTACAAAAAGTTTTGGAATTCTTTCTGGTGGTTCTAACCATTGGAATGGAGATGCAATGTCGCCTGACTTAAGCACCCCCAAAAATCAAAAATTAATAAAAGAAGGTATTATGCCTGGTGTAGATAAAGAACCATGGTTTTTAAATGGTGCTCCTTACGATAGACCAAAGGGTGTTTATTCTGGAGAACTTTATACAGATCACCTTTTAAATTTTATGAAAGAAGATGCTGATACCGATAAACCTTGGTTTGCTTATGTAGCATTTACAACTGCACATTTTCCGGTACAAGCTCCTGCTGATTTAATAGATAAATATTACGATTATTACTATGAAGTTGGGTACGAAGGATTGAAAGAAAAAAGGTACAATAGTTTAGTAAGAAATGGAGTTTTATCGCCTACAACTAACAAAGCACCTAAAAATAATTTAACTAGAGCATGGTCTACTTTATCTGATGAAGAAAAGAAACTTCAGGCAAGAATTATGGCTACTTATGCAGCAATGATTGAAGATCAGGATATGCGAATAGGTCAAATTATTGATCATTTAAAACAAACAGGGGAGTTAGAGAATACATTGATTGTCTATTTAACGGATAATGGTCCTGAAGGAGCAGACCCAAAGAGCCCCGATGTGGGGAACAAGCTGTTTGCAGATTGGATAGATACCAATTTTGATCAATCATTAGAAGCTGTAGGTTCCGAAAATTCTTTTCAGATGTTAGGCGTTTCTTGGGCAAATGCTACTACCGGAGGTTTGCAATGGTGGAAATGGTTTATTGGCGAAGGTGGAATTAGAGTGCCTATGATAATTGTTCCTCCAGGTGCTTTTGATGGAGATTACAGTAGAGCTGGTACATCATCAAATGCTGTGGTATGTGTTAAAGATATTCCAATGACAATTTTAGAGTACGCAGGTATTGAACATCCTAGGACAAATTATAAAGGAAGAAAAATTATTCCTCCATCTGGAAAAAGTATAAAACCATTTATGGATGGAACTGCAAACAAAGTAAGAACAGAAGAAGAGTGGTATGCCTTTGAATTATTCGGGAACAGCTATATCATGATGGGAGATTATAAAGCGATAAAAGTAAGAACAGGTATGTTTGGAGATGGAGAATGGCATTTATACAATGTAGTTAAAGACCCATCGGAAACAATTCCTTTAGAAAATATGGAGGCAGAACGATTATATCAGATGGCAGATATTTATTATGAGTATGCTAAAGACAAAGGTATTGTAAAAGTAGATGAGGATTGGAGTCCGTTTAAAGCAATGAAATAA
- a CDS encoding alpha/beta fold hydrolase: MTAVKENNLPLRKRSLLDRFYASFLMTFTREYDQLEQIRRKNNYNKNIPSVAEPTIIDTNYVEIKGVKIRYAHHHNPDKETLIMLSPLPQSIIAYSPIWKKVTEQFNVYAYDLPGFGRSEGGKEFMTFKAQGEFLKDFIETFEISEPHIMAPDIGMPSAIYYTGTFENDVKSLMIGDGPAIDPSTNGSIIEKLGFSNFWQFLIGNFVGAGAFVEVGNRVGYVNYVPNEYEISDYIKSYDGRLKSSIEWFKRYPESLASVNPLLEKIEIPTLLFWGENDQILPVDNGERINERMQNSTLQVIENCGHFSYQDQHEKFSDLLNNWVGGDYKKMTRESQI; this comes from the coding sequence ATGACTGCTGTAAAAGAAAATAATTTGCCACTTAGAAAAAGATCATTATTAGACCGTTTTTATGCTTCTTTTTTAATGACATTTACAAGGGAATATGATCAATTAGAGCAAATCAGAAGAAAAAATAATTATAATAAAAATATACCTTCTGTTGCAGAGCCAACAATTATTGATACGAATTATGTTGAAATTAAAGGTGTAAAAATAAGATATGCTCACCATCATAACCCTGATAAAGAAACATTAATAATGCTTTCTCCATTACCGCAAAGTATTATTGCTTATTCACCTATATGGAAAAAAGTTACAGAACAGTTTAATGTTTATGCTTATGACTTACCTGGTTTTGGAAGAAGCGAAGGCGGCAAGGAGTTTATGACATTTAAAGCTCAAGGAGAATTTTTGAAAGATTTTATTGAAACTTTTGAAATTTCTGAACCACATATTATGGCACCAGATATAGGTATGCCTTCAGCTATTTATTATACTGGAACATTCGAAAATGATGTAAAAAGTTTAATGATTGGTGATGGCCCTGCAATAGATCCTTCTACAAACGGGTCTATTATAGAAAAGTTAGGTTTTTCTAATTTCTGGCAGTTTCTAATTGGTAATTTCGTAGGTGCAGGAGCATTTGTGGAAGTAGGTAACCGTGTAGGATATGTAAATTATGTTCCAAATGAATATGAAATTTCTGATTATATTAAATCATACGATGGGAGATTGAAATCATCTATAGAATGGTTTAAAAGATACCCAGAAAGTTTAGCATCGGTTAACCCATTATTAGAGAAAATAGAAATACCTACTCTTTTATTCTGGGGAGAGAACGATCAGATTTTGCCAGTTGATAATGGAGAGAGAATTAACGAACGTATGCAAAATAGTACGCTTCAGGTTATTGAGAACTGTGGTCACTTTTCGTACCAAGACCAACACGAGAAATTCTCTGATCTTTTAAATAATTGGGTGGGTGGAGATTATAAAAAAATGACAAGAGAAAGTCAGATTTAG
- a CDS encoding TetR/AcrR family transcriptional regulator encodes MEQKLKSEITKQLILDTAFKLFYRDGFNLISINQIMKETALTKGAFYHHFKNKQEIGEAVITQIVQQRIVNNMINPLSEEGDFIENLKSIFTLRIKNFTTYEKEKGCPTNNLINEISGSEEVYRNALKTIIDEWRLVLAKTLDVEKDKGTIKQDVNTHAVAVFLISSFEGVRGLRKLYRDDIIFDNYLFAVNHYIEQLK; translated from the coding sequence ATGGAACAGAAATTAAAATCAGAAATCACTAAACAATTAATTTTAGACACAGCGTTTAAATTATTCTATAGAGATGGTTTTAATTTGATAAGTATAAACCAAATAATGAAGGAGACGGCTCTTACCAAAGGAGCTTTTTATCATCATTTTAAAAATAAACAAGAAATAGGCGAAGCTGTTATTACACAAATTGTTCAGCAGCGAATAGTAAATAATATGATTAATCCTTTAAGTGAAGAAGGTGATTTTATAGAAAATCTTAAAAGTATTTTTACGCTTAGAATTAAAAATTTCACTACCTATGAAAAAGAAAAAGGCTGTCCTACAAACAATTTAATTAATGAGATAAGCGGAAGTGAAGAAGTATATAGAAATGCGCTTAAAACAATTATTGATGAATGGCGTCTAGTTCTTGCCAAAACACTTGACGTAGAAAAGGATAAAGGAACAATTAAGCAAGATGTAAACACTCATGCTGTGGCTGTTTTTTTGATCAGCTCCTTTGAAGGTGTTCGAGGGTTAAGAAAATTATATAGAGATGATATAATTTTTGATAACTACCTGTTTGCAGTAAACCATTATATAGAGCAATTAAAGTAA
- a CDS encoding ketopantoate reductase family protein, with protein MRIGILGIGGIGGFIGAQLLSDNKHHDKIEVLFICRGATKKAIKQNGLLFRSDGKEKVVYPHLVSDDPTEIGKLDLLIIATKSYQLKEALNRYLPCLQEETLLLPLLNGVNAKELIASYIPHPVCKILEGCIYIISNQVAPGQVTHKGGLGKVFFGTTLSQDYQWLEKLLKDFGVDANYTRNIKEVIWKKFLFVSPISALTSSYGITFGQLRNNEDYMFIFQKLMNEILDLAKSLKIYLSNGDVNDVMMMLSSFPEQAKTSFQLDIEGGSLQNEKSIFIDYVINKSIKEGSKHYYYSRMNSQILSAFSY; from the coding sequence ATGCGCATCGGAATTCTAGGAATCGGTGGTATTGGGGGCTTTATTGGTGCTCAATTACTTTCGGACAACAAACATCATGATAAAATTGAAGTCCTATTTATTTGTAGAGGAGCAACAAAAAAGGCGATTAAACAAAATGGTTTGCTTTTTAGATCAGATGGTAAAGAAAAGGTCGTGTACCCTCATCTTGTCTCTGATGATCCTACTGAGATAGGCAAATTAGATCTATTAATTATTGCTACGAAATCATATCAATTAAAAGAAGCTTTAAATCGGTATTTACCATGTTTACAAGAAGAAACATTACTATTGCCTTTATTAAATGGAGTTAATGCAAAAGAACTGATAGCAAGTTATATTCCTCATCCAGTATGTAAAATACTAGAGGGGTGTATATACATTATAAGTAATCAGGTTGCTCCAGGGCAGGTGACCCATAAAGGTGGGCTGGGTAAAGTGTTTTTTGGGACAACGCTCTCTCAAGATTATCAATGGCTAGAGAAATTACTTAAAGATTTTGGGGTAGATGCTAATTACACAAGAAATATTAAAGAAGTAATCTGGAAGAAGTTCTTATTTGTATCTCCAATAAGTGCTCTTACCTCTTCGTATGGTATTACTTTTGGCCAATTAAGAAATAACGAAGATTATATGTTCATTTTTCAAAAATTGATGAACGAAATTTTAGACTTGGCAAAAAGTTTAAAAATCTATTTATCTAATGGGGATGTAAATGATGTTATGATGATGCTGTCTTCATTTCCAGAACAGGCAAAAACATCTTTTCAATTAGATATTGAAGGAGGCTCTTTACAGAATGAAAAGTCAATTTTTATTGATTACGTAATTAATAAAAGTATAAAAGAAGGGAGTAAGCATTACTATTATTCTAGAATGAATTCTCAAATTCTTTCCGCCTTTTCTTATTAA
- a CDS encoding 7TM diverse intracellular signaling domain-containing protein, with the protein MLFRILLFALVFFSINVNGKTHLLDTVTLNTINIDQIIEKQSIGIFEDNSNSFSLNEILTLHEPFKVYGEDDHFYIIQDTAQTYWVKMIFSGERLYQGHLLLEVLDSHIDYFEAYQQIGDAKINAVARGGYDIEFNKRLYSHKNIVVPLPPITKNSSLTIYLKYKTRFKNIFLYKVKDDKSFIRYANGEYILLGGFYGMLFLLAIYNLMLFVTLKERYPIYLSFFVISSMLVGLSEDNLGFQYIWGDTPYLNYVIKQITPALFMISVVLFSTSFLKIRRDHKNIYIAIWISVFINIGYLLIFGDFNHFLWQAPTYLLPFLLVFGYMLYLIMKKKFKQNYFISGYSTIILGVIFLVLRGYGLYLDSIIYVYAFNIGLIINVFLMTLGLVQSFKLYKDEKDAAQQKIISNLKEREKIIETKVVDRTQEVENQKQIIFKKNEELEVVNKMLTDHRRTIEKMNTKLTIENEQLHDDVSELSNARVLLKEVSFEEFEELFPDDISCYKYLAKIKWNDVFACKKCGSTDYSNGQGHEARRCKKCSYNESATNGTLFHRLHFPIRNAFLLLFIVYANKGNIPSSKLAEMLKMRPNTCWKFYNKIKEAMKVKCDELGSEEELLKKGWEELIFIHQPS; encoded by the coding sequence ATGCTTTTTAGAATTCTTCTATTCGCTCTTGTTTTTTTTAGTATAAATGTAAATGGTAAAACACATCTACTAGATACCGTTACTTTAAATACTATTAATATTGATCAGATTATTGAGAAACAATCCATTGGTATTTTTGAAGATAACAGTAATTCATTCTCTTTAAATGAGATTTTAACCCTACATGAACCCTTTAAAGTTTATGGAGAAGATGACCACTTTTATATTATTCAGGATACGGCACAAACGTATTGGGTAAAAATGATTTTTAGCGGAGAACGACTTTATCAAGGGCACCTACTTTTAGAAGTTTTAGATAGTCACATTGATTATTTTGAAGCCTATCAACAAATAGGAGATGCCAAAATAAATGCTGTGGCAAGAGGTGGTTATGATATTGAATTTAATAAAAGGTTGTATTCGCATAAAAATATTGTTGTTCCACTCCCTCCAATAACTAAAAATAGTTCGCTTACAATTTACCTTAAATACAAAACACGTTTTAAAAACATCTTTCTTTATAAAGTAAAAGACGATAAATCTTTTATTCGATATGCCAATGGTGAGTATATTCTACTCGGTGGCTTTTATGGGATGCTTTTCTTACTTGCTATTTATAACTTAATGCTGTTTGTTACTTTAAAAGAACGCTACCCTATTTACTTGTCATTTTTTGTAATTAGTAGTATGCTTGTTGGTTTATCAGAAGATAATTTAGGGTTTCAATACATTTGGGGCGATACACCTTATCTTAATTATGTGATTAAGCAGATTACTCCAGCTTTGTTTATGATCTCTGTTGTGCTCTTTTCAACATCATTTTTAAAAATTAGACGCGATCATAAAAACATATATATAGCTATATGGATAAGTGTTTTTATCAATATTGGCTATTTACTTATCTTCGGAGATTTTAATCATTTCTTATGGCAAGCTCCTACTTATCTTCTTCCGTTTCTATTGGTATTTGGGTATATGCTCTATTTAATAATGAAGAAAAAATTTAAACAAAACTATTTTATCAGTGGGTATAGTACTATAATATTAGGTGTTATTTTTCTGGTATTAAGAGGATATGGCCTTTATTTAGACAGTATTATATATGTGTATGCTTTTAATATTGGGCTTATCATTAATGTATTCTTAATGACACTTGGCCTTGTTCAGAGTTTTAAATTGTATAAAGATGAAAAAGATGCAGCACAGCAAAAGATCATCTCTAATTTAAAAGAAAGAGAAAAAATTATTGAGACAAAAGTAGTTGATAGAACCCAAGAGGTCGAGAACCAAAAACAAATCATCTTTAAGAAAAATGAAGAGCTAGAGGTTGTAAACAAAATGCTTACAGACCATAGACGTACTATTGAGAAGATGAACACTAAACTAACCATTGAAAATGAACAATTACACGATGATGTATCTGAACTCTCTAATGCACGTGTTTTATTAAAAGAGGTTAGCTTTGAAGAGTTTGAAGAATTATTTCCAGATGATATCTCATGTTATAAATACCTAGCTAAAATAAAATGGAATGATGTATTTGCATGTAAAAAATGTGGAAGTACTGATTACTCTAATGGACAAGGGCACGAAGCTAGAAGATGTAAAAAATGTAGCTATAATGAATCTGCTACTAATGGTACGCTATTCCATCGTCTGCATTTTCCTATAAGAAATGCATTCCTTCTTCTATTTATTGTATATGCAAACAAAGGCAACATTCCCTCTTCTAAACTCGCAGAGATGTTAAAAATGAGACCTAACACCTGTTGGAAATTTTACAATAAGATTAAAGAAGCAATGAAAGTAAAATGTGATGAGCTAGGTTCCGAAGAAGAATTATTAAAAAAAGGATGGGAAGAATTGATATTTATCCATCAACCAAGTTAA
- a CDS encoding haloacid dehalogenase type II: MKTLFFLFITSILTSSFSSTEEIRKEQEIKVIFLDVNETILDLNNMRSSVAKALDGRSDLLDLWFSKMLHYSLVASDINRYEHFGTIGVATLMMVAESHHINLTKEDAKKAIITPLRSLPAHPDVEKGLQILKSKGYRVITLTNSSFEGVKTQMDNANLTPYLDGMLSIEAIKVYKPHLESYKWALKQAGVKPEEALMVAAHGWDIAGAQAGGLKTAFIARPGKVLYPLVEKPTYEVNDLIELATLLEDQSQAMN; this comes from the coding sequence ATGAAAACGTTATTTTTTCTATTTATCACCTCTATTCTAACATCTTCATTTTCTTCTACTGAGGAAATTAGAAAAGAACAAGAAATTAAAGTCATTTTTCTTGATGTCAACGAAACTATTCTTGACTTAAATAACATGAGATCTTCTGTTGCAAAAGCATTAGATGGCAGGAGTGATCTTTTGGATTTATGGTTCTCAAAAATGCTTCATTATTCTTTAGTAGCTAGTGATATTAATCGTTATGAGCACTTCGGAACGATTGGAGTGGCTACATTAATGATGGTGGCAGAAAGCCATCACATCAACCTTACTAAAGAAGATGCAAAAAAGGCAATTATAACCCCATTAAGGTCTTTACCTGCACACCCAGATGTAGAAAAAGGATTGCAAATTTTAAAAAGCAAGGGTTATAGAGTAATTACGCTTACAAACTCATCTTTTGAAGGGGTGAAGACACAAATGGACAACGCCAACTTAACGCCTTATCTAGATGGTATGTTAAGTATAGAAGCAATTAAAGTTTATAAGCCTCATTTAGAAAGCTATAAATGGGCACTAAAACAAGCGGGTGTAAAACCAGAAGAAGCATTAATGGTTGCAGCCCATGGTTGGGATATTGCAGGTGCTCAAGCGGGAGGGCTAAAAACGGCATTTATTGCTAGACCCGGTAAAGTACTCTACCCATTAGTAGAGAAACCAACGTATGAGGTGAATGACCTTATTGAATTAGCTACACTTCTTGAAGATCAATCACAGGCTATGAATTAA
- a CDS encoding helix-turn-helix domain-containing protein encodes MKNQISTFQEHKNTLGRIFKGELKDETLLLLERGELYFHHLFDGLNSIIFNIDEMKEQGKETLVFSEDYNVDFIIIFFTKGLLFKTDQQEYKINNSQGFLVMNADFDIDINFNDEEQKSHHITFLCSKECIKEKSPALYSSFFQNLNFKFFDEHHDLSMTRNTIHQTFNYLSSYKYATQKNLLKSLFYMALEYIDRQNNPLLSQQMAALPKEMLPIIISIQNHIIENIDQKFNSEDLSEIFGISTADLEVNFPIIFGCSVNQYYQKHRVYRGRDLLVSKEMGPKEIAYHLGFSDLPHFSRSFKKEFGSSPRAYLKMNTTEKG; translated from the coding sequence ATGAAAAACCAAATCTCTACTTTTCAAGAACACAAAAACACATTAGGTCGAATTTTTAAAGGGGAATTGAAAGATGAAACACTGCTTCTATTAGAGAGAGGAGAACTCTATTTTCATCATTTATTTGATGGCTTAAACAGTATTATTTTTAATATTGATGAGATGAAAGAGCAAGGGAAAGAAACACTTGTTTTTTCGGAGGACTACAATGTCGATTTTATTATCATTTTCTTTACTAAAGGACTCCTTTTTAAAACTGATCAACAAGAGTATAAGATTAATAACAGTCAAGGCTTTTTGGTAATGAACGCTGATTTTGATATTGATATCAACTTTAATGATGAAGAACAAAAGTCACATCATATTACCTTTCTTTGCTCTAAAGAATGCATAAAAGAGAAAAGCCCTGCCTTGTATTCTTCTTTTTTTCAAAATCTAAATTTCAAATTCTTTGATGAACACCATGATTTGAGTATGACTAGAAATACAATTCATCAAACGTTTAATTACCTAAGTTCCTATAAATATGCTACACAAAAAAACTTATTGAAGTCGTTATTTTATATGGCTTTGGAATATATTGATAGACAGAATAACCCATTGTTATCACAACAAATGGCTGCGTTACCAAAAGAAATGTTACCTATAATTATCAGTATTCAAAATCATATTATAGAAAACATAGATCAAAAATTTAATTCAGAAGACTTATCAGAAATATTTGGTATTAGCACCGCTGACTTAGAGGTAAATTTCCCAATAATTTTTGGCTGTAGTGTAAATCAATACTATCAGAAGCATAGAGTATATAGAGGAAGAGATTTATTGGTTTCTAAAGAAATGGGCCCAAAGGAAATTGCTTATCATCTTGGGTTTTCAGATTTACCGCATTTTTCACGAAGTTTTAAAAAAGAATTTGGAAGTTCTCCAAGGGCATATTTAAAAATGAACACTACAGAAAAAGGGTAA